A region from the Perca fluviatilis chromosome 16, GENO_Pfluv_1.0, whole genome shotgun sequence genome encodes:
- the LOC120544562 gene encoding histone H3, producing the protein MARTKQTARKSTGGKAPRKQLATKAARKSAPATGGVKKPHRYRPGTVALREIRRYQKSTELLIRKLPFQRLVREIAQDFKTDLRFQSSAVMALQEASEAYLVGLFEDTNLCAIHAKRVTIMPKDIQLARRIRGERA; encoded by the coding sequence ATGGCCAGAACCAAGCAGACCGCGCGTAAATCCACCGGAGGAAAAGCTCCCAGGAAGCAGCTGGCCACTAAGGCTGCCCGTAAGAGCGCCCCAGCCACCGGCGGAGTGAAGAAACCTCACCGTTACAGGCCCGGTACCGTGGCTCTGAGAGAGATCCGTCGCTACCAGAAGTCCACCGAGCTGCTGATCCGCAAGCTGCCCTTCCAGCGCCTGGTGAGGGAGATCGCTCAGGACTTCAAGACCGACCTGCGCTTCCAGAGCTCCGCCGTCATGGCTCTGCAGGAGGCCAGCGAGGCTTACCTGGTCGGTCTGTTCGAGGACACCAACCTGTGCGCCATCCACGCCAAGAGGGTCACCATCATGCCCAAAGACATCCAGCTGGCCCGTCGTATCCGCGGCGAGAGAGCTTAA
- the LOC120544570 gene encoding histone H2B-like, which yields MPAEATVKAPKKGSKKAVTKTAAKGGKKRRKSRKESYAIYVYKVLKQVHPDTGISSKAMGIMNSFVSDIFERIAGEASRLAHYNKRSTITSREIQTAVRLLLPGELAKHAVSEGTKAVTKYTSSK from the coding sequence ATGCCAGCAGAAGCCACCGTCAAAGCGCCCAAGAAGGGCTCCAAGAAAGCCGTGACTAAGACCGCCGCCAAGGGCGgcaagaagaggagaaagagcaggaaggagagctacGCCATCTACGTGTACAAGGTGCTGAAGCAGGTCCACCCCGACACCGGCATCTCCTCCAAGGCCATGGGCATCATGAACTCGTTTGTTAGCGACATCTTTGAGCGCATCGCCGGTGAGGCCTCCCGCCTGGCTCATTACAACAAGCGCTCCACCATCACTTCTCGCGAGATCCAGACCGCCGTGAGGCTGCTGCTGCCCGGGGAGCTGGCCAAGCACGCCGTGTCCGAGGGCACCAAGGCCGTCACCAAGTACACCAGCTCCAAGTAA
- the LOC120544559 gene encoding histone H1-like: MAEEAPAVPAVKAPAKAPKKKAAPRAKSDGPSLPKLILDAVTEAKDRKGTSLPAIKKTLATKGIDLEKSNKRINTAVKKLVTDGKLVQNKGIGASGSFKLPKAQPKAAKAVKKTPVKVKKPAAKSPQKKTAAKKTAVKKTAVKKTAAKKPAAKKPAAKKSPVKKAAKKPAVKSTPKKAVPKKVAKKKTPVKKAPAKKAAAKKSKK; encoded by the coding sequence atGGCAGAAGAAGCTCCAGCAGTTCCCGCGGTGAAAGCCCCGGCCAAGGCTCCCAAGAAGAAGGCGGCTCCCCGGGCAAAGAGTGACGGACCCTCCCTCCCGAAGCTCATCCTCGACGCCGTGACTGAGGCCAAGGACCGTAAAGGCACGTCGCTTCCGGCTATCAAAAAGACGTTGGCCACCAAAGGCATCGACCTGGAGAAGTCCAACAAACGCATCAACACCGCCGTGAAGAAGCTGGTGACCGACGGAAAGCTGGTCCAGAATAAAGGGATCGGTGCATCCGGGTCCTTCAAGCTCCCCAAGGCTCAGCCTAAAGCCGCCAAAGCGGTCAAGAAGACTCCCGTTAAGGTGAAGAAGCCCGCTGCCAAGTCCCCGCAGAAGAAAACTGCCGCTAAGAAAACCGCTGTGAAGAAGACCGCAGTCAAGAAAACCGCCGCTAAGAAACCAGCAGCCAAGAAGCCAGCAGCCAAGAAGTCTCCTGTGAAGAAAGCTGCCAAGAAGCCAGCAGTGAAATCTACCCCCAAGAAGGCTGTCCCTAAGAAGGTCGCAAAGAAGAAGACCCCTGTGAAGAAAGCTCCGGCAAAGAAAGCTGCAGCGAAGAAGTCCAAGAAGTAA